In the genome of Ignavibacteriales bacterium, one region contains:
- a CDS encoding DUF2933 domain-containing protein yields the protein MSETLIYIIIFAAIMFFMHRGHGAHGGGGMGGCGGHSHGQHKGHGQQNDESQQDRNAKKESEHQHHH from the coding sequence ATGTCTGAAACATTAATATACATAATCATATTTGCAGCTATAATGTTTTTTATGCACAGGGGACACGGCGCTCACGGCGGAGGGGGAATGGGCGGCTGTGGCGGGCATTCACACGGGCAGCATAAAGGACACGGGCAGCAAAATGATGAATCACAACAAGATAGAAATGCTAAAAAAGAAAGCGAACATCAGCATCATCATTAA
- a CDS encoding NAD(P)/FAD-dependent oxidoreductase, translating to MSKQKSILVIGAGPAGLTAAISLVKNGYDVNLYEQNNDVGLRFNGDFQGLENWSDDEDTLKILRRIGIEINFLCHPYSGEDGFFYGPVLKKIKVKTSRPLFYLIERGSDSNSLDQGLRRQAEEAGVNILWGQKLDSVDSQTAIVGTGPKAADAIAKGMEFKTSLQNMFIGFVNNKIAPKAYAYLLVNNGKATFATCMFEDFKNEKLYYERSLRVLKSVIDIDVIEPKEFGGFVNFFNEPVPSKDNKILYVGENAGFQDALWGFGIKYAMLSGYLAARSIIQNKSYDELCKAYLYPKLQTSLANRWLFAHLYNTGYTFILNKMKSMDDVIPALRKHYNTSISKKIIYPIAQRWYKTRLIDKQCMHEHCDCVWCRHGKLAHATEENC from the coding sequence ATGTCGAAGCAAAAATCTATATTAGTAATTGGTGCCGGTCCGGCTGGTTTAACAGCAGCAATTTCTCTGGTTAAAAATGGCTACGATGTTAATTTATATGAACAGAATAATGATGTAGGATTAAGATTTAACGGTGATTTTCAGGGGCTGGAAAATTGGTCTGATGACGAAGATACGTTGAAAATATTACGCCGGATCGGTATCGAAATTAATTTCCTGTGTCATCCATATTCCGGTGAAGATGGATTTTTTTACGGACCTGTTTTAAAGAAAATAAAGGTAAAAACATCGCGTCCGCTTTTCTATTTAATTGAAAGAGGTTCTGACTCAAATTCGCTTGACCAGGGATTAAGAAGGCAAGCCGAAGAAGCGGGAGTAAATATTTTGTGGGGTCAGAAATTAGATTCGGTAGATAGTCAAACTGCAATAGTTGGTACAGGACCCAAAGCAGCAGATGCAATTGCAAAAGGGATGGAGTTTAAAACATCCCTCCAAAATATGTTTATCGGATTTGTAAATAATAAGATTGCACCGAAAGCATATGCTTACCTATTAGTGAACAACGGGAAAGCAACATTCGCTACTTGTATGTTTGAAGATTTTAAAAACGAAAAATTATACTATGAAAGATCGCTTAGAGTATTAAAATCTGTTATAGATATTGATGTTATTGAGCCGAAAGAGTTTGGCGGATTTGTTAATTTCTTCAATGAGCCGGTTCCATCAAAGGATAATAAAATTCTTTACGTTGGTGAGAATGCCGGATTCCAGGATGCACTTTGGGGATTCGGAATTAAGTATGCAATGCTTTCAGGTTATCTTGCTGCAAGAAGTATAATTCAGAATAAATCCTATGATGAACTTTGCAAGGCATACCTCTATCCAAAACTTCAAACTTCGCTGGCAAATAGATGGCTGTTCGCACACTTATATAATACAGGATATACCTTTATCCTTAATAAAATGAAATCAATGGATGATGTAATCCCGGCTTTAAGAAAACATTATAATACTTCAATAAGCAAAAAAATAATCTATCCTATAGCGCAAAGATGGTATAAAACAAGATTAATAGATAAACAGTGTATGCACGAACATTGCGATTGTGTCTGGTGCAGGCACGGTAAGCTTGCGCACGCTACAGAAGAAAATTGTTAG
- a CDS encoding NADH-quinone oxidoreductase subunit M, protein MQYQFLGIGYLTWITFLPLIGMVVVMLIPRGKTNIVKWTALITTMLQLVVAAFIWINFDSSLTGINDPNGFQYIEKARWIDIEGFAWIGNVAIDYFVGIDGLALPMIMLTAIISFIGVIASWNINTSIKGYFALYLMLVTGMMGVFVALDFFLFYLFWELTLLPMYFLIGIWGGPRREYAAIKFFLYTLLGSVLILLVIIGLYASVRVLDPASGQNIHTFNMLDMMDPQNFVPGSLLAGIGTYWRSVAFIALFIGFAIKVPVFPFHTWLPDAHVEAPTAISVILAGVLLKLGGYGLLRISYSIFPNMMLSYAFPMAVLGMINIIYGAFCAMAQKDFKKMIAYSSISHMGIVLIGISALNSMGVIGGVIQMFNHGIVTAMLFLIVGVIYDRTHTRGMDDFGGLANQMPVYTGVTTIAFFAAIGLPGLNVFVSELFSYIGAFQSFLWIAILSTTGIVLGAAYMLGGFQRIFFGQLPDKWNSLTDVDKRELIMFVPLIAIVILLGVYPSIIIDPINSSLNHFVDFVQKAGLGLLSN, encoded by the coding sequence ATGCAATATCAATTCTTAGGAATAGGATATCTGACCTGGATTACTTTTCTTCCTCTAATAGGTATGGTCGTTGTGATGCTGATTCCAAGAGGTAAGACAAATATAGTTAAATGGACTGCGCTGATAACAACAATGCTTCAACTTGTTGTTGCAGCATTTATCTGGATAAATTTCGATTCATCTCTTACAGGAATAAATGATCCGAATGGATTTCAGTATATAGAGAAAGCCAGGTGGATTGATATAGAAGGTTTTGCGTGGATAGGTAACGTAGCTATTGATTACTTCGTGGGAATTGATGGTCTTGCTTTACCAATGATTATGCTTACAGCTATTATTTCATTCATCGGAGTTATTGCTTCCTGGAACATTAATACATCAATAAAAGGATATTTTGCTCTTTACCTTATGCTCGTCACAGGAATGATGGGTGTTTTTGTAGCGCTCGACTTCTTTCTATTTTATCTTTTCTGGGAATTAACTCTGCTCCCAATGTATTTTTTAATTGGAATTTGGGGCGGTCCCAGACGTGAATATGCAGCTATAAAATTTTTCCTTTATACTTTACTCGGCTCAGTCCTTATATTACTTGTAATTATAGGTTTATATGCAAGTGTTAGAGTGCTCGATCCAGCGTCCGGGCAGAACATACATACTTTTAATATGCTTGATATGATGGATCCCCAAAATTTTGTACCTGGTTCTTTGCTTGCAGGGATTGGAACATATTGGAGATCCGTTGCCTTTATTGCATTGTTTATTGGTTTTGCTATAAAGGTTCCTGTATTTCCTTTCCACACCTGGTTACCAGATGCTCACGTTGAAGCTCCGACAGCAATAAGTGTAATTCTCGCAGGAGTTTTGTTGAAGTTAGGCGGCTATGGCTTGTTAAGGATCAGTTACTCAATCTTTCCCAATATGATGCTTAGTTATGCCTTCCCTATGGCAGTGTTAGGAATGATAAATATAATCTACGGTGCTTTCTGCGCTATGGCTCAGAAAGATTTTAAAAAGATGATTGCATACTCGAGTATAAGTCATATGGGAATAGTTCTTATTGGAATTTCCGCACTAAATTCAATGGGGGTAATCGGAGGAGTAATTCAGATGTTTAACCACGGCATTGTTACTGCTATGCTATTCTTAATAGTAGGAGTAATTTATGACAGGACACATACACGCGGTATGGATGATTTTGGCGGATTAGCTAATCAAATGCCAGTTTATACCGGAGTTACCACTATTGCTTTTTTTGCTGCAATCGGTTTACCTGGTCTTAATGTATTTGTAAGCGAACTTTTCTCATATATTGGTGCATTTCAATCGTTTCTTTGGATTGCAATTTTATCAACTACAGGAATTGTTTTAGGAGCAGCTTATATGTTGGGTGGCTTTCAGCGTATTTTCTTTGGGCAACTTCCCGATAAATGGAATTCACTGACTGATGTCGATAAAAGAGAACTTATTATGTTCGTTCCACTTATAGCAATTGTAATATTACTTGGTGTATATCCGTCAATTATTATTGATCCGATAAATTCCTCATTAAACCATTTTGTTGATTTCGTTCAAAAAGCAGGACTGGGATTACTCAGTAATTAA
- a CDS encoding Rieske 2Fe-2S domain-containing protein, protein MSETSNNNGNKSRRNFLKYFLGGGFTAFAFSVMYPIVKYLIPPKSTEPIPTSVIAGEVGELNTNSGKIFRFGNEPGILINTPEGELKAYTAICTHLACTVQYRADLQHIWCACHNGHYNLNGINIAGPPPRPLTEFKVNIKGDQIYASKES, encoded by the coding sequence ATGTCTGAAACCTCAAATAATAATGGTAATAAGTCACGGCGGAATTTTCTTAAATATTTTCTTGGCGGCGGTTTTACTGCATTTGCTTTTTCTGTTATGTACCCGATTGTAAAATATTTAATACCACCGAAATCTACCGAGCCTATACCAACTTCAGTTATAGCTGGGGAAGTTGGTGAATTGAATACAAACAGCGGAAAGATTTTCAGATTTGGCAATGAACCCGGTATCCTTATAAATACACCGGAAGGTGAATTAAAAGCATACACTGCAATTTGCACGCATTTAGCTTGTACTGTACAATACCGGGCAGACCTACAGCATATTTGGTGCGCCTGTCATAACGGGCATTACAACTTAAATGGAATTAATATTGCTGGTCCGCCTCCAAGACCATTAACAGAATTTAAAGTAAATATTAAAGGAGATCAGATTTACGCATCAAAAGAAAGTTAG
- a CDS encoding YHS domain-containing protein — translation MTHDPVCGMEIKDISKAEKLDYNGKTYYFCSTLCMVQFQNNPEKYIKKDNGDEHKHHHH, via the coding sequence ATGACACACGACCCGGTTTGCGGAATGGAAATAAAAGATATTTCCAAAGCAGAAAAATTGGATTACAATGGTAAGACTTATTATTTCTGCAGCACTCTTTGTATGGTTCAATTCCAGAACAATCCTGAAAAGTATATTAAAAAAGATAATGGAGATGAGCATAAGCATCATCACCATTAA
- a CDS encoding site-2 protease family protein, which produces MKDHNKFQHTILMLLFCLLPLFVFFVLAINGVELNPMLFFLFIVICCLAMFYFMRGMHAQTEREIRDENQDIRKEDIKSIIPIPKSFGEVFRANYVERIDDTLIYTGNLLTDADTAYQKLKEGSDKLGVISLLQEDDAGNTIVLVSKKSSAQTAAHTGMHTGNESIGEAKPARPAVNLTLFILTFVTTTYAGALHQGINLLKEPEKFNVGLLYAIALMVILGAHELGHYFAAKHHKMNVTLPYFIPVPFALGTFGAFIRLKSPSENRKALFDVGVAGPLAGLVFAIPALIIGLKSSTIVPMTDQQSMMGGSDVGSSILLALLAKISVGKDLISGHTFQFSPLAFAGWLGLFVTALNLLPIGQLDGGHIAHALFGRKNANIIGTVALFSLFLLGLFVWSGLLTWAIIVFFLAGIKSAPPLNDLTKLDSKRVAIGLVAFIILFMILVPVPHSFYETLGINCPYA; this is translated from the coding sequence ATGAAAGACCATAATAAATTTCAGCACACAATCTTAATGCTGCTGTTTTGTTTGCTGCCGCTGTTTGTGTTTTTCGTTTTGGCAATAAACGGTGTTGAACTAAACCCGATGCTTTTCTTTCTATTTATTGTAATCTGCTGTCTTGCAATGTTTTATTTTATGAGAGGGATGCACGCTCAAACAGAAAGAGAAATAAGGGATGAAAATCAGGATATCAGGAAAGAGGATATTAAAAGTATTATTCCCATTCCGAAAAGTTTTGGTGAAGTGTTCCGGGCAAATTATGTTGAACGAATTGATGATACTTTGATTTATACCGGCAATTTATTAACAGATGCAGATACGGCTTATCAAAAACTAAAAGAAGGTTCTGATAAGCTTGGTGTGATTTCATTACTTCAGGAAGATGATGCCGGGAACACTATTGTGCTTGTTTCCAAGAAATCATCTGCACAAACCGCAGCTCATACCGGAATGCATACAGGAAATGAATCAATTGGAGAAGCAAAACCAGCCAGACCTGCTGTAAATTTAACCTTATTTATTTTGACATTTGTAACCACAACTTATGCAGGTGCACTTCACCAGGGAATAAATCTATTGAAAGAGCCGGAAAAGTTTAATGTTGGCTTACTTTATGCAATAGCTTTGATGGTAATACTCGGTGCACACGAACTCGGACATTACTTTGCTGCTAAGCATCATAAGATGAATGTTACGCTTCCATATTTTATTCCGGTTCCTTTTGCTCTGGGAACGTTTGGTGCTTTCATTCGTTTGAAATCACCTTCAGAAAATCGTAAGGCATTATTTGATGTTGGTGTTGCCGGTCCTCTTGCCGGATTAGTTTTTGCAATTCCGGCTTTAATAATCGGGTTAAAAAGTTCAACGATAGTTCCTATGACCGATCAACAATCAATGATGGGCGGCTCTGATGTTGGTTCATCTATTTTACTCGCTCTGCTGGCAAAAATATCTGTCGGTAAAGATTTAATTAGCGGGCACACATTTCAATTTAGTCCTTTAGCATTTGCCGGCTGGCTTGGACTTTTTGTTACGGCTCTTAATTTATTGCCAATCGGACAGTTAGACGGCGGGCATATTGCTCACGCTTTATTCGGAAGAAAAAATGCAAACATAATTGGAACCGTTGCATTGTTCTCACTTTTCTTGCTTGGCTTATTTGTCTGGAGCGGATTGTTAACGTGGGCAATTATAGTTTTCTTCTTAGCAGGAATTAAAAGTGCACCACCATTAAACGATTTAACAAAGCTCGACAGTAAAAGAGTTGCTATTGGTTTAGTTGCTTTCATTATTTTATTTATGATTCTTGTGCCGGTACCGCACTCGTTTTATGAAACATTGGGAATAAATTGTCCGTATGCATAG